A section of the Microbacterium sp. MM2322 genome encodes:
- a CDS encoding Hsp20/alpha crystallin family protein encodes MATYDPFRDIDRLASTLFDTRRGPRRMPMDLYRDGDHYVLNADLPGIDPGSVDIDVDGQLLTIRAERTLGSGEGVKWITRERETASFLRQLNLGQGIDTESITATYNNGVLTVTIPVSEKAKPRKVQVVADGSSPTITAGESEHPQPIDQ; translated from the coding sequence ATGGCAACCTACGACCCGTTCCGTGACATCGACCGCCTCGCGTCGACCCTCTTCGACACGCGCCGCGGTCCGCGACGGATGCCGATGGATCTGTACCGCGACGGCGACCACTACGTCCTCAACGCCGACCTGCCGGGCATCGATCCGGGCTCGGTCGACATCGACGTGGACGGTCAGCTGCTCACCATCCGCGCGGAGCGCACGCTCGGCTCCGGCGAGGGGGTCAAGTGGATCACGCGCGAGCGCGAGACCGCGAGCTTCCTCCGCCAGCTGAACCTCGGCCAGGGCATCGACACCGAGTCGATCACCGCGACCTACAACAACGGCGTGCTGACCGTCACCATCCCGGTGAGCGAGAAGGCCAAGCCCCGCAAGGTCCAGGTGGTCGCCGACGGATCGTCCCCGACCATCACGGCCGGCGAGAGCGAGCACCCGCAGCCGATCGACCAGTGA
- a CDS encoding MarR family transcriptional regulator yields the protein MTDRRLAIAAWESLFRAQHEVMAEISRDFDDDDLSGAEYDVLLTVTRCAEHTARLRDVTANMLISQPSVSRLVDRMVARGLVSKCPDPQDGRGAILRATEKGASAFRRVATVHGRTIAERMSVLTDEELAQLEQLTARLRGV from the coding sequence ATGACCGACCGACGCCTCGCCATCGCCGCCTGGGAGAGCCTCTTCCGCGCGCAGCACGAGGTGATGGCCGAGATCTCCCGGGACTTCGACGACGACGACCTCTCGGGCGCCGAGTACGACGTCCTCCTCACCGTGACCCGCTGCGCCGAGCACACCGCGCGACTGCGCGACGTGACCGCCAACATGCTGATCAGCCAACCCAGCGTCTCGCGACTGGTCGATCGAATGGTCGCGCGCGGTCTCGTGTCGAAGTGCCCCGACCCGCAGGACGGGCGCGGCGCCATCCTCCGCGCCACCGAGAAGGGCGCCTCGGCCTTCCGCCGCGTGGCGACCGTGCACGGCCGCACCATCGCCGAGCGGATGTCGGTGCTCACCGACGAAGAATTGGCGCAGCTCGAGCAGCTCACTGCACGCCTGCGCGGCGTCTGA
- a CDS encoding DUF2207 domain-containing protein → MNSSLRRRARFIVVAILALAGVLAAPQAASADVEDFTFDSLEVDYTLTRAEDGTSRMRVVEEFVAVFPDSDQNRGIRRVIPDEYDGQPLRPSFESAVDADGEPWEVVETDDGEDGLVVTARSEDYVHGRQTFVLTYTLDNVTREFPDTGLELYWDVNGFDSQQPFGEVTARLHLDGAVADAAGDVACYAGRFGSDTACDAIDLTETSSGATVTARQSDVGPNESLTFAVGFDDGTFEPLDTSYVGTPLGWAHAAAGAGLLGTIGWALWLRRRHLADGPGRPTVIAEFDPPTGVDALQAAVLLEKTGKGIPAEVLEQAIVGSIRITEGEKPRWGSAKLVAELVDPSRADDNGRVLLTALFPDGQPGDRFEFGTSDTRLSTTAQKILKDAVTALRERGLRREVPAWVRVAPLLVVAALLAALVVLTIVLVDRAVQPLWPFVGMFTGIAAVFVIVGLLVRTPLTADGAEIRDHLAGLRQFIEWAEADRIRMLQSPRGAERVPVDTDDPRAMLDLYERLLPYAVVFGQEKQWAGKLAVLYTSAGLAAPVWYAGAAGFDAASFSSGIGSLSAATTSSSSSGGSSGGGSAGGGGGGGGVGGV, encoded by the coding sequence GTGAACTCATCGCTCCGCAGACGTGCCCGGTTCATCGTCGTCGCGATCCTCGCGCTCGCCGGGGTCCTCGCGGCGCCCCAGGCGGCGTCGGCAGACGTCGAGGACTTCACCTTCGACAGCCTCGAGGTCGACTACACCCTGACCCGCGCCGAGGACGGCACAAGCCGGATGCGGGTGGTCGAGGAGTTCGTCGCGGTGTTCCCCGACAGCGATCAGAACCGCGGCATCCGTCGCGTCATCCCGGACGAGTACGACGGGCAGCCGCTGCGCCCGTCGTTCGAGTCCGCGGTCGATGCGGACGGCGAGCCGTGGGAAGTCGTGGAGACCGACGACGGCGAGGACGGGTTGGTCGTCACGGCCCGATCCGAGGATTACGTGCACGGCCGGCAGACGTTCGTCTTGACCTACACGCTCGACAACGTGACGCGCGAGTTCCCCGACACCGGGCTCGAGCTCTACTGGGACGTGAACGGCTTCGACTCGCAGCAGCCGTTCGGCGAGGTGACGGCGCGGTTGCACCTCGATGGGGCGGTGGCGGATGCCGCCGGCGACGTCGCCTGCTACGCCGGACGGTTCGGGAGCGACACCGCCTGCGACGCGATCGATCTCACCGAGACCTCGTCGGGGGCGACGGTGACCGCGCGACAGTCCGACGTGGGACCGAACGAGTCGCTCACCTTCGCGGTGGGCTTCGACGACGGCACTTTCGAACCGCTCGACACCTCGTACGTCGGTACCCCGCTCGGCTGGGCGCACGCCGCCGCAGGCGCCGGACTGCTCGGGACGATCGGGTGGGCGCTGTGGCTGCGTCGTCGGCACCTCGCCGACGGGCCGGGGCGCCCGACCGTCATCGCGGAGTTCGACCCGCCGACGGGTGTCGATGCGCTTCAGGCGGCGGTGCTGCTCGAGAAGACGGGCAAGGGCATCCCCGCCGAAGTGCTCGAGCAGGCCATCGTCGGGTCGATCCGCATCACCGAGGGCGAGAAGCCCCGATGGGGTTCGGCGAAGCTCGTCGCCGAGCTCGTCGATCCGTCGCGCGCAGACGACAACGGGAGAGTGCTGCTGACGGCCCTCTTCCCCGACGGGCAGCCGGGGGATCGGTTCGAGTTCGGCACCTCGGACACCCGGCTGTCGACGACGGCGCAGAAGATCCTGAAGGATGCTGTGACGGCACTGCGCGAACGCGGACTGCGCCGAGAGGTGCCCGCCTGGGTGCGAGTCGCCCCGCTTCTCGTCGTCGCCGCGCTGCTGGCTGCGCTCGTCGTGCTCACGATCGTGCTGGTCGACCGGGCGGTCCAGCCGCTCTGGCCGTTCGTGGGGATGTTCACCGGGATCGCGGCGGTGTTCGTGATCGTCGGGCTGCTCGTTCGGACCCCGCTCACCGCGGACGGGGCCGAGATCCGCGATCACCTGGCGGGACTCCGGCAGTTCATCGAGTGGGCTGAGGCGGACCGCATCCGGATGCTGCAATCGCCGCGCGGCGCGGAACGAGTGCCTGTCGACACCGACGACCCGCGGGCGATGCTCGACCTGTACGAGCGGCTGCTCCCGTACGCCGTCGTGTTCGGGCAGGAGAAGCAGTGGGCCGGCAAGCTGGCTGTCCTCTACACCTCTGCGGGGCTAGCTGCGCCGGTCTGGTACGCGGGCGCTGCCGGGTTCGACGCGGCATCCTTCTCGTCCGGCATCGGATCGCTGTCGGCTGCGACGACCTCGTCGTCGTCCTCGGGCGGATCTTCCGGCGGCGGGAGCGCGGGCGGCGGCGGGGGCGGGGGAGGAGTCGGCGGGGTGTGA
- a CDS encoding phosphatase PAP2 family protein, giving the protein MSVKRQTRRAGARTGVAIGGLGILVACALTAGPAFAADGFTEAQQTATYASDATASTGDSDAPSADNWSVQMMDVFEGLRTDRGTGGNAAVMDYNDELTSEINLTASDAQVKRAIVDQYEDMSVSMGDGFGKKLGAIYADAIADGELPKTTWLLNKEGGKLGSTSSSNPPKNFFDYDRPYLRLDTTKDLVYRDKEGGDAWGSTSGSFPSGHTSQAYWQGTALAEMLPELAPQILARTAEAGNNRIVMAAHYPLDVISGRMMGQKIIALRLADPEMRGLVDEAADELRGVLERGCGDTLENCIAKDTPYLPTDKALAYYEEHLGYGFPATGPKGAKVVVPAGAEELLVSSHPDLTPEQRRQVLALTAADSGNPLDVGEQESWQRMNLAAAMAAKVTVKDDGSVVIGTPGGEPTPEPTPAPSPSPDPEPTPTPEPTATPAPSPTPEPTATPAPGELPSTGEAPGAPAANGDDLPAAAEGKIQASVQGDRIIVSGLTAGERFYGFIYSTPTALGQVTADADGAASFALPSDLEAGSHRVAVVDESGELVGWAAVTVGQAAAGDDELASTGGQVAPLWIAASAGTALLALGVVLILRRRRSSTV; this is encoded by the coding sequence GTGAGCGTGAAGAGACAGACAAGACGAGCCGGTGCTCGAACCGGCGTCGCGATCGGTGGGCTCGGCATCCTTGTCGCCTGTGCCCTGACCGCCGGCCCGGCCTTCGCCGCCGACGGCTTCACCGAGGCCCAGCAGACGGCGACGTACGCGTCGGATGCGACGGCATCGACCGGTGACTCCGATGCTCCGAGTGCCGACAACTGGTCGGTGCAGATGATGGACGTGTTCGAGGGGCTGCGTACCGACCGCGGCACGGGCGGGAACGCCGCCGTCATGGACTACAACGACGAGCTGACGAGTGAGATCAACCTCACGGCGTCCGACGCGCAGGTGAAGCGGGCGATCGTCGACCAGTACGAGGACATGTCCGTCAGCATGGGCGACGGGTTCGGCAAGAAGCTCGGCGCGATCTACGCCGACGCCATCGCCGACGGGGAACTCCCGAAGACGACGTGGCTGCTGAACAAGGAGGGCGGCAAGCTCGGGTCGACCTCCTCCAGCAACCCGCCGAAGAACTTCTTCGACTACGACCGCCCCTACCTCCGGCTCGACACCACGAAGGACCTCGTCTACCGCGACAAGGAGGGTGGCGACGCGTGGGGATCCACGAGCGGCTCCTTCCCCTCCGGCCACACCTCGCAGGCGTACTGGCAGGGCACGGCGCTCGCCGAGATGCTCCCCGAGCTCGCGCCGCAGATCCTCGCGCGCACGGCGGAGGCCGGCAACAACCGCATCGTCATGGCGGCGCACTACCCGCTCGATGTCATCAGCGGTCGGATGATGGGGCAGAAGATCATCGCCCTCCGTCTCGCCGACCCCGAGATGCGCGGACTCGTGGACGAGGCCGCCGATGAACTGCGCGGCGTGCTCGAGCGCGGATGCGGCGACACCCTCGAGAACTGCATCGCGAAGGACACGCCCTACCTCCCGACCGACAAGGCCCTCGCGTACTACGAGGAGCACCTCGGGTACGGCTTCCCCGCCACCGGGCCGAAGGGCGCGAAGGTCGTGGTGCCCGCGGGAGCAGAAGAGCTCCTCGTCTCGAGCCACCCCGACCTGACGCCGGAGCAGCGCCGACAGGTCCTCGCGTTGACGGCTGCCGACTCGGGCAACCCCCTCGACGTGGGCGAGCAGGAGAGCTGGCAGCGGATGAACCTCGCCGCCGCGATGGCAGCGAAGGTCACCGTGAAGGACGACGGTTCGGTCGTCATCGGCACGCCGGGTGGCGAGCCCACTCCCGAGCCGACGCCCGCGCCGTCTCCGTCGCCGGACCCCGAGCCGACGCCGACGCCCGAGCCCACCGCCACTCCAGCGCCCTCGCCGACCCCGGAGCCCACCGCGACGCCCGCACCCGGCGAGCTGCCCTCGACCGGCGAGGCCCCCGGGGCTCCCGCCGCGAACGGCGACGATCTGCCGGCTGCGGCTGAAGGCAAGATCCAGGCATCCGTCCAGGGCGACCGGATCATCGTCTCGGGTCTCACCGCCGGGGAGCGCTTCTACGGCTTCATCTACTCGACGCCGACTGCGCTCGGACAGGTGACGGCGGATGCCGACGGTGCCGCGAGCTTTGCGCTGCCGAGCGACCTCGAGGCGGGATCGCACCGGGTCGCAGTCGTCGATGAATCCGGCGAGCTGGTCGGCTGGGCTGCCGTGACCGTGGGTCAGGCCGCTGCCGGCGACGACGAGTTGGCGTCGACCGGTGGTCAGGTCGCCCCGCTGTGGATCGCTGCCAGCGCGGGCACGGCGCTTCTCGCGCTCGGTGTGGTGCTGATCCTGCGTCGTCGACGGAGCTCGACCGTCTGA
- the sfnG gene encoding dimethylsulfone monooxygenase SfnG, whose amino-acid sequence MTEQTSPHDPASTHEPLKFAYWVPNVSGGLVVSNIEQRTSWDYDYNVKLAQTAERVGFEYALSQVRYLSSYGAAQQHESTSISLALLLATEKLKVIAAVHPGLWEPAVLAKFILTADQFSKGRAAVNVVSGWFKDEYTKLGLPWLEHDERYRRSAEFIEVLRKLWTEENVQFHGDFYRVNDFTLRPGPYPVPGRPHPEIFQGGNSTAARFNGGAHSDWYFSNGKDFDGFTEQYDDVTRVAAEHGRTVRFGLNGFAIVRDTEAEAREQLREIIAQADPASVEGFRKSVQQAGASTADRKGMWADSSFEDLVQYNDGFRTQLFGPPEQVAERIIAYKKRGVDLFLLGFLHFQEELEAFGEKVIPIVRELEADLARTGDPIGVAR is encoded by the coding sequence ATGACCGAGCAGACATCCCCGCACGACCCGGCGTCGACGCACGAGCCGCTCAAGTTCGCCTACTGGGTGCCCAACGTCAGCGGCGGGCTGGTCGTCTCGAACATCGAGCAGCGGACGTCCTGGGACTACGACTACAACGTGAAGCTCGCCCAGACGGCCGAGCGCGTCGGCTTCGAGTACGCCCTGAGCCAGGTGCGCTACCTGTCGAGCTATGGCGCCGCGCAGCAGCACGAGTCCACCTCGATCAGCCTCGCCCTGCTCCTCGCGACCGAGAAGCTGAAGGTCATCGCCGCCGTCCACCCGGGCCTGTGGGAGCCGGCCGTGCTGGCCAAGTTCATCCTCACGGCCGACCAGTTCTCGAAGGGCCGCGCGGCCGTCAACGTCGTCTCGGGCTGGTTCAAGGACGAGTACACGAAGCTCGGCCTCCCGTGGCTCGAGCACGACGAGCGCTACCGCCGCTCCGCCGAGTTCATCGAGGTGCTGCGAAAGCTCTGGACCGAGGAGAACGTGCAGTTCCACGGCGACTTCTATCGGGTGAACGACTTCACGCTGCGCCCCGGGCCGTACCCGGTGCCCGGCCGCCCGCATCCCGAGATCTTCCAGGGCGGCAACTCGACGGCGGCACGGTTCAACGGCGGCGCCCACTCCGACTGGTACTTCTCCAACGGCAAGGACTTCGACGGATTCACCGAGCAGTACGACGACGTCACCCGGGTCGCCGCTGAGCACGGCCGAACCGTGCGGTTCGGTCTGAACGGGTTCGCGATCGTCCGCGACACCGAGGCGGAAGCGCGCGAGCAGCTGCGCGAGATCATCGCGCAGGCCGATCCGGCGTCCGTCGAAGGCTTCCGCAAGTCGGTGCAGCAGGCCGGGGCATCCACCGCGGACCGCAAGGGGATGTGGGCCGACTCCTCGTTCGAGGACCTCGTGCAGTACAACGACGGCTTCCGCACCCAGCTGTTCGGTCCGCCCGAGCAGGTCGCCGAGCGCATCATCGCCTACAAGAAGCGCGGGGTGGACCTGTTCCTGCTCGGCTTCCTGCACTTCCAGGAGGAGCTCGAGGCGTTCGGCGAGAAGGTCATCCCGATCGTTCGCGAGCTGGAGGCCGACCTCGCCCGCACCGGCGACCCGATCGGCGTCGCCCGCTGA
- a CDS encoding zinc-binding dehydrogenase, translated as MRATLMYSAGDVRVIDVPEPTLEAPTDAIIRVTYACVCGSDLHPYHDIEDTPEGRRMGHEAVGVVERIGEDVTTLRVGDTVIVPFAWSDGTCTFCRDGITTSCIHGGFFDGAASATQAEKLRVPYADGTAVAIPAGTDEALMPSLLTLSDVYLTGYHAAIRGGVEAGKTVAVIGDGAVGLSAVLAARQLGAETIILMGRHTARTDLGREFGATHVVAERGEDGVAKVLEITGGEGAHVVLEAVGHMPAYEQAYGIVRPGGVISRVGVPQYEDAAVGFTSLFGKNATLTGGPATVRAYLEGAIPQVLDGTIEPGKVFDRELPLDDIAEGYRLMDSREALKVLIRP; from the coding sequence ATGCGCGCAACCCTCATGTACTCCGCGGGCGACGTCCGCGTCATCGACGTACCCGAGCCCACCCTTGAAGCGCCCACGGACGCGATCATCCGCGTCACCTACGCGTGCGTCTGCGGCTCCGACCTGCACCCGTATCACGACATCGAGGACACCCCCGAGGGACGCCGCATGGGGCACGAGGCCGTCGGCGTGGTGGAGCGGATCGGCGAGGACGTGACGACCCTCCGGGTCGGCGACACCGTCATCGTCCCCTTCGCCTGGTCCGACGGCACCTGCACGTTCTGCCGCGACGGGATCACGACCTCCTGCATCCATGGGGGCTTCTTCGACGGCGCCGCATCCGCCACCCAAGCCGAGAAGCTGCGGGTGCCGTACGCAGACGGCACCGCCGTCGCCATTCCGGCCGGCACCGACGAGGCGCTCATGCCGTCGCTGCTGACCCTGTCCGACGTCTACCTCACCGGCTACCACGCGGCTATCCGCGGCGGTGTCGAGGCGGGCAAGACCGTCGCGGTGATCGGCGACGGAGCGGTGGGCCTCTCCGCCGTGCTGGCTGCGCGCCAGCTCGGCGCCGAGACCATCATCCTGATGGGCCGGCACACCGCCCGCACCGACCTCGGCCGCGAGTTCGGGGCGACACACGTCGTCGCCGAGCGCGGCGAGGACGGCGTCGCGAAGGTGCTCGAGATCACCGGCGGCGAGGGCGCCCATGTCGTCCTCGAGGCGGTCGGCCACATGCCGGCTTACGAGCAGGCTTACGGCATCGTCCGCCCCGGCGGCGTCATCTCGCGCGTCGGCGTCCCCCAGTACGAGGATGCCGCGGTCGGGTTCACCTCGCTGTTCGGCAAGAACGCGACCCTCACCGGCGGGCCGGCCACCGTCCGCGCCTACCTCGAGGGCGCCATCCCCCAGGTGCTCGACGGCACCATCGAGCCGGGCAAGGTCTTCGACCGCGAGCTCCCCCTCGACGACATCGCCGAGGGCTACCGCCTGATGGATTCGAGGGAGGCGCTGAAGGTCCTCATCCGCCCCTGA
- a CDS encoding cyclophilin-like fold protein, with the protein MIGDPRGRMPRRRAAVGFGLLGVALLGGCAAEPTPQPAATRPDAPSASASVPAEIVGTRIRFSSDRTTIDVTIGEDSPAVRDLLSLLPAELSFEDLNSREKIASLPRELAWQGSPGSDPEDGDLIYYSPWGNLGFYYDASGIEYSDDTLHIGTYDATEEQLALLVGGPVTVEIID; encoded by the coding sequence GTGATCGGCGACCCCCGCGGACGGATGCCGCGCCGCAGGGCAGCTGTCGGCTTCGGGCTGCTCGGCGTGGCCCTGCTGGGCGGCTGCGCCGCCGAACCCACTCCGCAGCCCGCGGCGACCCGCCCGGACGCGCCCTCGGCCTCGGCATCCGTTCCGGCGGAGATCGTGGGGACGCGCATCCGGTTCTCGTCCGACCGCACCACGATCGACGTCACGATCGGCGAGGACAGCCCGGCGGTGCGCGATCTCCTGTCGCTCCTCCCGGCCGAGCTGTCGTTCGAGGACCTGAACAGCCGGGAGAAGATCGCCTCCCTGCCCCGCGAACTCGCCTGGCAGGGATCACCGGGCTCCGACCCGGAGGACGGCGACCTCATCTACTACTCGCCCTGGGGGAACCTCGGGTTCTATTACGACGCCTCCGGGATCGAGTACTCCGACGACACGCTCCACATCGGCACCTACGACGCCACCGAAGAACAACTGGCGCTCCTCGTGGGCGGACCCGTCACCGTCGAGATCATCGACTGA
- a CDS encoding multidrug effflux MFS transporter gives MTASALTQRTGSRRALPTLLLLLTVFGPISMDLYLPALPALTAELDAVTSVAQLTVTACLIGLAAGQLIAGPLSDRFGRRGILLVGIAAYILMSAVCALSPTVELLIAARFVQGLAGGVGIVISQAAGRDVYTGGALIRFYGRLTVVGGLAAIIGPLLGGLLDAVTDWRGLFVFLAAIGAAILVVTLRMFPETLAPEERTAGGFAHTVADFRTLLRDRAFVGAVLNQGFLYAALFAYLAGSTFVLQDVYGLSPLGYALAFGLNSAGFMTLGHLAGRSAERWSIPGTLTAGVLTSGVGAIGLLVAGLTALPLWVVIVSLFLLAGGVAISSPPATTLALADYPRMAGTASSLLGMVRFGFGGIAAPLVGVAGALSILPLGIVTTVSVLLAGASFLFLARGRTASAVRSPQVGSAS, from the coding sequence ATGACCGCATCCGCTCTCACGCAACGCACCGGCTCCCGGAGGGCGCTGCCGACCCTGCTCCTGCTGCTGACCGTGTTCGGCCCGATCTCGATGGACCTCTACCTCCCGGCCCTCCCCGCGCTGACGGCGGAGCTCGACGCCGTCACCTCCGTGGCTCAGCTCACCGTCACCGCCTGCCTGATCGGGCTCGCCGCCGGCCAGCTGATCGCGGGCCCCCTGTCGGACCGGTTCGGACGCCGCGGCATCCTGCTCGTCGGCATCGCCGCGTACATCCTGATGTCGGCGGTGTGCGCGCTGAGCCCAACGGTCGAACTGCTGATCGCGGCCCGGTTCGTGCAGGGGCTGGCCGGCGGGGTCGGCATCGTCATCTCACAGGCCGCGGGCCGCGATGTGTACACGGGCGGCGCGTTGATCCGGTTCTACGGGCGCCTGACGGTCGTCGGCGGCCTCGCCGCGATCATCGGGCCCCTCCTCGGCGGACTCCTCGACGCGGTCACGGACTGGCGCGGCCTGTTCGTCTTCCTCGCCGCGATCGGGGCGGCCATCCTGGTCGTCACGCTGCGGATGTTCCCCGAGACGCTGGCACCCGAGGAGCGGACCGCCGGCGGCTTCGCGCACACCGTCGCCGACTTCCGGACGCTCCTGCGGGACCGGGCATTCGTCGGGGCCGTCCTGAACCAGGGGTTCCTCTACGCCGCCCTGTTCGCCTACCTCGCCGGATCGACCTTCGTCCTGCAGGACGTCTACGGGCTGTCCCCGCTCGGATACGCGCTCGCTTTCGGGCTGAACTCGGCGGGCTTCATGACCCTGGGACACCTCGCCGGGCGCTCCGCCGAGCGGTGGAGCATTCCCGGCACCCTGACCGCCGGCGTCCTGACGTCAGGTGTCGGCGCGATCGGACTCCTCGTCGCCGGCCTCACCGCCCTTCCCCTGTGGGTCGTCATCGTGTCGCTGTTCCTCCTGGCGGGCGGGGTCGCGATCTCGTCTCCCCCGGCGACGACCCTCGCCCTCGCCGACTATCCGCGGATGGCGGGCACGGCCTCATCCCTCCTCGGGATGGTGAGGTTCGGGTTCGGGGGGATCGCGGCTCCGCTGGTCGGGGTCGCCGGTGCCCTCAGCATCCTGCCGCTCGGCATCGTCACAACGGTCTCCGTCCTCCTCGCGGGCGCCTCCTTCCTGTTCCTCGCCCGCGGACGCACCGCATCGGCGGTCCGCTCCCCGCAGGTCGGGAGTGCCTCGTGA
- a CDS encoding helix-turn-helix transcriptional regulator encodes MDNRAEVREFLMTRRARVTPDAAGIPAGPGRRVEGLRRSEVAALAGVSVEYYAKLERGAIAGASGAVLESLSRALHLSDAEHAHLLDLARNADGIPASGRHRRRASKSGPIRPSLEWALSSVTDAVAVVRDQRQDLIAFNDLGRAFYSPLIGDGGRVPNFARFQFLDPVARDFYPDWDLFADMCVAVIRAEAGRDPHDKGIQDLVGELSTRSDEFRKLWAAHNVRAHGSGKKRFRHPAVGELTLVYEELAVTAEPGRVLLIYSAEPGSPSAERLGLLGSLAVDDRSRVSPPAG; translated from the coding sequence ATGGACAATCGAGCTGAGGTCCGTGAGTTCCTCATGACGCGTCGGGCACGCGTGACGCCGGATGCGGCGGGGATCCCCGCGGGACCGGGCCGAAGGGTCGAGGGGCTCCGGCGCAGCGAGGTCGCGGCCCTCGCCGGCGTGAGCGTGGAGTACTACGCCAAGCTCGAACGAGGAGCGATCGCGGGCGCGTCCGGTGCGGTGCTGGAGTCCCTGTCCCGCGCCTTGCACCTCTCCGACGCCGAGCACGCGCACCTTCTCGACCTCGCACGCAACGCCGATGGGATTCCCGCCTCGGGGCGCCATCGTCGCCGCGCCTCGAAGTCGGGGCCGATCCGTCCGAGCCTCGAGTGGGCGCTGTCGTCGGTCACGGATGCGGTGGCCGTCGTGCGCGACCAGCGTCAGGACCTGATCGCGTTCAACGATCTCGGCCGAGCCTTCTACTCGCCTCTCATCGGTGACGGCGGACGCGTCCCGAACTTCGCACGCTTCCAGTTCCTCGATCCCGTCGCGCGGGACTTCTATCCGGACTGGGATCTGTTCGCGGACATGTGCGTCGCCGTCATCCGCGCCGAGGCCGGCCGCGACCCGCACGACAAGGGCATCCAGGATCTCGTCGGCGAGCTGTCAACCCGCAGCGACGAGTTCCGGAAGCTGTGGGCCGCCCACAACGTCCGTGCCCACGGTTCCGGAAAGAAGCGCTTCCGGCATCCCGCGGTCGGCGAACTCACCCTCGTGTACGAGGAGCTCGCCGTCACCGCCGAGCCCGGTCGTGTCCTGTTGATCTACAGCGCCGAGCCCGGCTCACCCTCGGCGGAGCGGTTGGGGCTGCTCGGGTCGTTGGCGGTGGACGATCGCTCCCGCGTCAGCCCGCCGGCGGGCTGA